One window of Triticum dicoccoides isolate Atlit2015 ecotype Zavitan chromosome 5A, WEW_v2.0, whole genome shotgun sequence genomic DNA carries:
- the LOC119300044 gene encoding uncharacterized protein LOC119300044 has product MRKNKRGGEDLTRSSHGNRRAKRATMISKESHEGIEETIQISGNLHGDSNQDVLAELSDEVKSNMSKSVASLAVCSGDTLLFACSGIAIERELYVTKFVTSPKLALVFNSARIEKKHDNVKIEVRHVGSEVYQGFLDSDDVDEHFSVVKVKTFLDVNVGLIEHAEGILPYGKVVVLGRGTSGELMAKSVILAGDVSWPKYNEDPVLSVAKITKDWEVYKTGIEHSLFGDVDKMGYPKLPVTMLDDGLVLVNTFEDTFGDVWGEGVWRELGKNASDISRIVVALASFAGEKMFSACTGFFIRWNGSTTILTSASLVRDRCDESKIVENLTIKVLLPNKLVRKGNIEHYSLHYNVALVSVEDCRVIRPAKIQLDCIGISRVAAAGRCFRSGTIMATSGRLVSWSGRLDCKFILRSTCKISKAGIGGPLFNMRGEIIGMNFYSEKIGTPFLLWNEIGNILAYFKEKRWPVPMPCWRDLDDPSWSYPDDWITDAPRDEPNIEIPPGEEFRYGYIGGTRYRNLVEECWVPMTKKW; this is encoded by the exons ATGCGGAAAAATAAGAGAGGTGGTGAGGATCTCACAAGAAGCTCACATGGGAACAGAAGAGCTAAGCGGGCAACGATGATCTCAAAAGAATCTCACGAAGGAATAGAAGAGACAATCCAGATCTCAG GCAACTTACATGGGGACTCGAATCAAGATGTCTTGGCTGAGCTCAGTGATGAAGTTAAATCAAATATGTCGAAAAGTGTTGCCTCACTTGCTGTGTGCAGTG GGGACACACTGTTATTCGCATGCTCAGGCATAGCTATAGAGCGTGAATTATATGTTACAAAGTTTGTGACTTCACCAAAATTGGCCCTAGTTTTCAACAGTGCTAGAATCGAAAAGAAGCATGACAACGTAAAG ATTGAGGTGCGCCATGTAGGCAGTGAGGTTTACCAGGGTTTCTTAGACAGCGATGATGTAGATGAACACTTTTCTGTTGTCAAGGTCAAGACCTTCCTTGATGTTAATGTTGGACTTATTGAGCATGCTGAGGGGATTCTGCCTTATGGTAAGGTGGTAGTTCTAGGGCGTGGCACCTCCGGTGAATTAATGGCAAAAAGTGTGATACTGGCTGGCGACGTAAGTTGGCCTAAATATAATGAAGATCCTGTGTTGTCTGTGGCTAAAATAACGAAG GATTGGGAAG TTTATAAAACTGGTATCGAGCATAGTCTGTTTGGGGATGTAGACAAGATGGGTTACCCCAAGCTACCAGTAACTATGCTGGATG ATGGCTTGGTTTTGGTTAATACTTTTGAAGACACCTTTGGCGACGTATGGGGTGAAGGTGTCTGGAGGGAACTTGGGAAAAATGCTTCTGACATAAGTCGCATTGTTGTCGCACTTGCTTCCTTC GCGGGTGAAAAAATGTTTTCTGCATGCACGGGTTTTTTTATTCGATGGAATGGCTCAACAACCATTCTGACATCTGCAAGCCTGGTTAGAGATCGTTGTGATGAAAGCAAGATTGTTGAAAACTTGACG ATTAAAGTATTGCTTCCAAACAAACTTGTCCGAAAAGGGAACATAGAGCATTACAGTCTACATTACAATGTCGCTCTAGTCAGTGTCGAGGATTGCCGTGTTATCCGACCAGCAAAGATTCAGCTTGATTGTATTGGTATTTCCCGTGTAGCAGCTGCAGGGCGTTGCTTCAGATCAGGCACGATAATGGCCACAAGTGGGCGTCTGGTTTCCTGGTCAGGCAGGCTTGATTGCAAGTTCATTTTACGCTCCACATGTAAAATCAGTAAG GCCGGGATTGGAGGACCCCTTTTTAATATGCGTGGAGAAATTATCGGCATGAACTTCTATTCAGAGAAAATAGGCACCCCATTCCTGCTATGGAATGAGATTGGCAACATCCTGGCATATTTTAAGGAAAAGAG GTGGCCTGTGCCGATGCCATGTTGGCGTGATCTTGACGATCCATCTTGGAGCTATCCTGATGATTGGATTACGGATGCACCCAGGGATGAGCCGAACATTGAAATCCCACCTGGCGAGGAGTTCAGATACGGATACATAGGGGGAACGAGATATAGAAACCTTGTAGAGGAGTGCTGGGTTCCCATGACCAAGAAGTGGTGA